One genomic region from Neisseria weaveri encodes:
- a CDS encoding DUF3460 family protein, producing the protein MYHYKSDATQFLDDYIEKHPEEAAQRLKNRGLLWDVELNPEEQAGFEAAKLPKKPYAYQPD; encoded by the coding sequence ATGTACCACTATAAATCCGATGCCACCCAATTTTTAGACGACTACATCGAAAAACATCCCGAAGAAGCCGCACAACGCCTGAAAAACCGCGGCCTGCTGTGGGATGTAGAACTCAACCCCGAAGAACAGGCCGGTTTCGAAGCAGCCAAACTGCCCAAAAAACCCTACGCCTACCAGCCCGACTAA
- the nusB gene encoding transcription antitermination factor NusB, which translates to MRTPRRRAREFAVRALYQATLNESPAPEIVKNIQEDTELQAEFAKADQELFTKLFYGAYSNRAEYLEIIRPLLDRDENELSPIERAVLLMACHELSAIPETPYPVIINEAIEVTKTYGSTDGHKFVNGILDKLASRLRPNDPKRK; encoded by the coding sequence ATGAGAACACCCCGTCGCCGCGCACGCGAATTTGCCGTCAGAGCCTTATACCAAGCCACACTCAACGAAAGCCCGGCACCGGAAATCGTTAAAAATATTCAGGAAGATACCGAGTTGCAGGCCGAATTTGCCAAAGCGGATCAGGAGCTGTTTACCAAACTGTTTTACGGTGCCTATTCCAACCGCGCCGAATATCTCGAAATTATCCGCCCTTTACTGGACAGAGATGAAAACGAACTCAGCCCTATCGAACGTGCCGTATTGCTGATGGCTTGCCACGAATTATCGGCCATACCGGAAACCCCTTATCCCGTTATCATCAACGAAGCCATCGAAGTCACCAAAACTTACGGCAGCACCGACGGTCATAAGTTTGTAAACGGCATTCTCGACAAATTGGCTTCAAGATTGCGCCCCAACGATCCCAAGCGCAAATAA
- a CDS encoding class I SAM-dependent methyltransferase: MTTNTRNIDPGLTAYLRQISEVEHPALVRLRQRTEGHRLGKMAIAPEQAALLTWLARLMKAERYLEIGVFTGYSSTAMALALPDQARITACDINVSFTDIAHETWQAAGVAHKITLHLQPALLTLDELIENGESESYDIAFIDADKPPTPQYFERCLQLVRSGGMIAIDNVLLNGRVISPPNENSPPSLPILQAFNASLPRDNRIIPITLPVGDGLTLLLKK, encoded by the coding sequence ATGACCACAAACACACGCAATATCGATCCCGGGCTTACCGCCTATTTGCGGCAAATCAGCGAAGTTGAACATCCCGCACTTGTCCGTCTCAGACAACGCACCGAAGGACACCGCTTAGGCAAAATGGCCATTGCCCCCGAACAGGCCGCCCTGCTCACCTGGCTGGCACGCTTGATGAAAGCCGAACGCTATTTGGAAATCGGCGTTTTTACCGGTTACAGCAGCACCGCCATGGCTTTGGCTTTGCCCGATCAGGCCCGCATTACCGCCTGCGATATCAATGTCAGCTTTACCGATATTGCGCATGAAACCTGGCAGGCTGCAGGTGTGGCGCACAAAATCACCCTGCATCTCCAACCCGCTCTGCTGACTTTGGACGAACTCATCGAAAACGGCGAATCCGAAAGCTACGACATCGCCTTTATCGATGCCGACAAACCGCCCACACCGCAATACTTCGAACGCTGCCTGCAATTGGTACGCAGCGGCGGCATGATTGCGATCGACAACGTATTGCTCAACGGCAGGGTCATTTCACCGCCCAACGAAAACAGCCCGCCCAGTCTGCCTATTCTGCAAGCCTTCAACGCCTCGCTACCCCGCGACAACCGTATTATTCCG